TggaacaggggtgtgcggataaccaattttttcggctaacggataaatcggctaatgccgattttttgagaaccggctaacggctaattcggctaacggctaatttcaaaattttcggctaacggctaattcggctaatctcagtcattcaaatcggctaattttcggctaattcggaaaatattcatttggttaagctttttttgtccattctgttaattcaggttttgggttaattttttcactgttattGAGCATATTCACAAATTCAccacattttgttttccaaaaaaatgttttagtggaattagccgaaatagccgatcggcgaattcggctaacATCGGCCAaaatcggctaacggataactACGTATTAGCCGAACTGCCAAAAagtcggctaacggctaattcggctaatattagccgagttagccgaattagccgatcggcgaattcggctaaatcggctattatccgcacacccctgttatGGAAGCGAGGTCTACAGTCCGAGTTCAATTGCCTCGACGAAGAAACTCGAGAAACCACTGAAATTCTTCTCTCGACGAATTATTTCAAAGATGCAACATGTCATACTCCTCCTACGATGATCGTCTCAACCAATGCAATCTCAAGTCAGTTCAACACAGACGAATCCTACAAATCCTCAGGACGTACcataattttatttgcagTGATTTTCATTTCCCCAATGTCTCATCTATTGTCAGAAAAGCCCGATCTCCCAGATTTCCTTACTCACTATGTATCTGTGGCACCTCCAACAAAAGCTTTCTACATAAGTATCTTCCCCTATGGAACAGTGTAGCTTTATTATTACCGGTTAAACTTTCCCGCCCAGCCTTCTCAGCACTTATATGCTCTCTACCTCTTGATAAACTTCTTCCCCACATTTGATCTCGAAACTATATTACGGTTACTTGATCATCTTATCGCTCACATGTTTTGTCCTTTTAAATCCTTTGATTCTTTGATTCTTGCCATTTCTTTAAAACGTGAacgaataaaatataaaaccaCCCcctgggggtactgtagttttcgtggtgggacccataTTGAGCGATTTTGGGTGTCAAATTGGTATTTAAAACGGACattctcataattttgaagaaaatatgaacgaaaacaatattttaacgatttttgaaaatttttgaaaaaaaaaacattttttcgaaaatttttaaatattttcaaaactgaaaatttttaaattccatatattttagttcaaatttttcacttatttcACACCTCAGGTGTCACAAAAAACGCGGTTCCAACAAAACTGCTCCGCCGCCCCGTCGGCTGCTCTTCTTCCACAggattttcctgaattttctgataatcTGACAGAAATTTCGATGATCCAAAATCGGTTAACATGATTCTTCCATCTGATTTCACCAATAAATTGTCCGCTTTCACATCTCGATGAATTATGCCCAATTTGTGAATgtgttctgcaaaaaaatcggaaaaaatcacaagtttttcggggaaaaatgaaaatttgggcatagcttccgcatctccgagtgacaaatgtgctctattgtcaaattgtttgcagaaatacggtatttattcacattttcaaccAGTTTAAGgctaaaaatgtgaataaatacagtttttactGCAATCAATACGAGTAGAAGCACAAGAGCCActgaaattatggaaaattgagatggccgagaaatccaaaaagttaggccaccagaTGTGATATTGCTTGTAAAATGAGAATTCCTGTGgcttttcatcaaattttggctcaatattttcaattttgaacgaaaaacaaatattaaggttttttttttcaactttctaggaattttcagcatttttcattatgaaaaaccaatttcctGAGGATTTTCACCACTATAACACGTTTTTCTTTGCCTCtagcttgaaatttaaatttcaagggttacggtagctccaaaagtacgcaaacaccgatgtTTGCGTACTCGGCACCGAATTTTACGACAGTTGGCccaaattgtctgaaaaccgGGTCACGGGCGTAAAAAGGgatggagaattcgaattttcaactgaaaatctgcgaaaatcacaagtttttgggggaaaaatgaaaatttgggcatagcttacgcatctccgagtgacaaatgtgctctattgtcgaattgttggcagaaatacggtatttattcacattttcagccaatttaaggctaaaaatgtgaataaatacagtttttactGCAATCAATACGAGTAGAAGCACATGAgccactgaaatttcaatttcggagCCGAAAAACACAtattaaggtttttttttcaactttctagcgattttcagcaattttcactATGAAAAACGAATTTCCTGAGGATTTTTACCACAGTAACCTGTTTTTCTGAGTTTCTAgcattaaaatgaaattttcaaaggttacggtagctccaaaagtacgcaaacaccgaattttacgaaattttgtctgaattggctgaaaaatgggtTACAAATGTGAAAAGTGATGgagaatccgaattttcaactgaaaatctgtgaaaatcacaagtttttcgggtgaaaattgaaaatttgagcatagcttccgcatctccgagtgacaaatgtgctctattgtcaaattgttggcagaaatacggtatttattcacattttcagcccaatttaaggttgaaaatgtgaataaatacccgTTTTTACTGCAATCAATACGAGTAGAGGCACATAAGTcacgaaatttttagaaattaagctttttagggatttttttttttggaaatttcggaaatttgataaattcggcgaaaaattaatttttctcgagaaatatttgaaatttgaggaaaaccctaaattttgggaaaatttatcacaaatttcagaaattgaactCGGAATCTATTTAATTTaataggaaattcaaaaaattctcggAAAAAACCGTGAggaaatggctgaaaatcaactttttgcaattggtggcctagaaattcaaaaagttcggccaccaaaatttttttagctgaaaacatGCGAGTCGGGgttaaaaatagtgaaaaatccgattttagcaccgaaaattgtcaaaaaatgccaaagtttctggaattttcggtcatttttcacgttttatcgattttttttgaaaattttaatgtgtTTCCCCTtttaaaatctcgaaatttcaacaaaaacgcCCTAAATTCGactgtggcctagaaatttcgaaaagttaggccaccatctgttttttcggctgaaaatgctaaaatttccGCTGATGTAGTGAAATCTGCacaatttttgccattttttggagaaaaattcgagttttttcggaaaaaaatccagtaaattcaggaattttgcttttttgtgtggaaaattcgaaaaacatcCATCATTTTCGATTAGTGGCCTAAAAATCgtaaaagttcggccacctagagattttttgttggaaaaaacggTGTTTTGCAATAGAAAATGGgtttattcacaattttccagcGGTATTACCggttttttcctattttcagcgtaaaaatcgatatttaccAAGTGCTGACAGCAAATTGGCCGCATAATATCGAGAATCTGCGACGTTGAACTTGGAATCCGGCTGTTTTTGCATTAAAGTGCAGAGATCTCCgtctgaaattgaaagaattgaagttttcagcttttttttcgagatttttcagctaaaaactcacatttagCATATTCTAGAACAAAATATAAGCTCTCCGAGTCTTGAAAAGTCGCGTATAACGTCACAATTCCGGGATGAGCGTTTTCTTCACGAGAAATCAACGCCAGCGCCTCTTTTTCACGATGAATATACGGAACCTGGAATATTCATCGATTTTATTCacatttccaataaaaatcgggtttaaaaaccattttattcttcaaaatcAGCCTTTTCAGGCAGATTTTCAGCGCAACTTCCggattttcgtcatttttggGTTCTTTTCGACGTGCCAGGTAGACCGTGCTGAATGAGCCCTCGCCGACTTCTTTttctacctgaaaattgaaaaataaaatttaaaatttgagaaaaccGGTTGAAAAATACACTTACTGAATAATCCGCTAAACATTTCATATTTGAGCCTTCCCGGCGCGCATTTTGcggattttttagattttccggCACCTCCATGACACGTAGAacctgaatttttagaaaattatcgaaaaaaaattgagaaaacgagagaaaatcgattttttaagctggaaattgatgaaaaaagcTTAATgtcgtcaaataaaatgcccTGGTACGCAATTACACCGGAGCCTACGCGCAAATGCGGACTTGCTGCTTTTGGCGGTAGTTCAAATAGGATTTTCTCGagaaaaacactttttgatgaGAATATCCGATAAAGAAGCCATGATAAACACaaactttgaactttttctcgatgaactattgatttttccgtaTTATTTACACACGTGCACATCATCTTGTCAATATGAAGCCCCCGTGGCACTGTGTGAGGTTGACTCAATATTTGCTTAGCgataaaaatactgaaaaaggTGCTGCGGCAACTGATAACGGACACTTTTCCGAAAAGTTATTCTCGaatattctaattttcttGTGAAATACTACCTGACTATGCAGAACTTTGTTTTACCGGTAAGTTTcgcgaaatttttgaattttcgccgcatgcaagcgcgctccaatgtgaatatttcaaaattttcaaatgaaatattgaaaacagtaaaaaatcaataattatggcgaaaaaaaaaccaaaaattctgaaaaatcgtgaaaatgcGCTCCAATGCAACTATCGCAATTTTTCACGATATCGCAATACACGTGGTGCCagttgtcccattacggtttgatctacaaaaaatgcgggaactttttgcccaaaaaaaaatgtgacgtcagcacgttcttaaccatgcaaaatcagttgaaaactctgcgtctcttctcccgcatttttcggagatcaaaccgaaaaaagacattctgacaccacgttgCAACACAAAAGCAGTAGAAATTGTTGTTGCAGTTGCAATTGCGCTCTGAcgcaaattttcgacaaaGTCAATAATTTCCAGACAATGCCGTTCCGTCGGGACATTCCAGCCGGCTTTCCAGTCGGGACCACATTTAAATTGACCGGAAAACCCTACGAGGACATTCAGAAGAGcattttcgtgattttcaaCACAAATAATGGAGATCAGGCTCTTCGCGTCGAGCTTGTGCTCGTTCAACCGTCTAAAGtgattcagaatttttatttggctGATCGAgtaaaattttagcgggaaaaaAGACTATAAATCGATGATTTTCCGtccgaaattggaaaaaaaatctataactttcagaaaaattggagaaaaatcaataattttaccgaaattggaaaaaatcgatatatcacagaaatttttttttcgaaaaattcgataaattctgaaaaagctgtCATAAAGTCGATGTCACCTCGaaagtgattttaaaaaatcaatacttttccaaaaaatcactaaaaaatcgaaaattctctaaaaatcaaaaatcaatatcgatttttccagctaaaaatcGATTGCACCGTAtcacaaaaaaagtcaacCGCCGTCGAAACTCTTGTCGTCTGCCCGTTAAATCAACGGGCGGTGCTGAAAATCATCACCTCCCAGCACTCGTTCCAGGtgagaattattgattttattgattttattgatttttccgggggcgcgaaaaatcgataatttcaaaaaaaaactttttttcgaaacccttccatgattatacttaattGAAAGCTC
The nucleotide sequence above comes from Caenorhabditis elegans chromosome III. Encoded proteins:
- the W04B5.5 gene encoding non-specific serine/threonine protein kinase (Confirmed by transcript evidence) — protein: MEVPENLKNPQNARREGSNMKCLADYSVEKEVGEGSFSTVYLARRKEPKNDENPEVALKICLKRLILKNKMVPYIHREKEALALISREENAHPGIVTLYATFQDSESLYFVLEYAKYGDLCTLMQKQPDSKFNVADSRYYAANLLSALEHIHKLGIIHRDVKADNLLVKSDGRIMLTDFGSSKFLSDYQKIQENPVEEEQPTGRRSSFVGTAFFVTPELLTGSEMSPSSDLWAFSVTLYLFLTGIYPFNDMSEYLVFRRIQDILYTFSEDFPDENAKNLIERLLVKEQKSRLTSQEIKEHKFFESIDFEHLEQLEPPRIY